The Nocardia arthritidis genome has a window encoding:
- a CDS encoding DUF2254 domain-containing protein, which translates to MPGSYLEIDRRRDALRTNLWFVPAVEVLAAIGLFAITFALDRAAYRAVFTVPSWVIGGTPDAARQLLTAIAAAIITVVGVVFSITIVALTLASTQFGPRMLRTFIRDRGTQLTLGTFVASFVYAIAALVSIGPDFVPHICTTVSIASLVIDLTVLIYFINHVAMQIQLPNVIAGIAAEVSSAVEVNRSTTGAPERGPSADELLRLLAAEGGEVRVAGSGYLQYIRYEKLVRIATEADAVIHLPYRPGHFLTQGQVVATVWPASAADQVTEQFARVHVAGSTRTLTQDISFGIDQLVEIALRALGPATNDIFTTLACIDWLGDCLCRITTSWDPDPVRRGRDGSIRVIATHAGYERLVQRAFEKIRQSGVGMPAVMIRQLDTLATIMDRTTTLEQRQVLLDQAAMIERSARASVPEPADREDVLRRYRALVDPSPERYPDQPN; encoded by the coding sequence GTGCCTGGCAGTTATCTGGAAATCGACCGTCGCCGGGACGCGCTGCGCACCAATCTCTGGTTCGTGCCCGCCGTCGAGGTACTGGCGGCGATCGGGCTTTTCGCAATCACCTTCGCCCTCGACCGCGCCGCGTACCGGGCGGTGTTCACCGTCCCGTCCTGGGTGATCGGCGGCACCCCCGACGCGGCGCGGCAACTGCTCACCGCCATCGCGGCGGCCATCATCACCGTTGTCGGCGTTGTCTTCTCGATCACCATCGTCGCGCTCACCCTGGCCTCCACCCAATTCGGCCCGCGCATGCTGCGCACCTTCATCCGCGATCGGGGCACCCAGCTCACCCTCGGCACCTTCGTCGCGAGCTTCGTCTACGCGATCGCCGCGCTGGTGTCGATCGGACCCGATTTCGTGCCGCATATCTGCACCACCGTCTCGATCGCCTCGCTCGTCATCGATCTGACGGTGCTGATCTATTTCATCAACCACGTCGCGATGCAGATCCAGCTGCCGAATGTGATCGCCGGAATCGCGGCCGAGGTGTCCAGCGCGGTCGAGGTGAACCGGTCGACCACCGGCGCGCCCGAGCGGGGACCGTCGGCCGATGAACTGCTGCGCCTGCTGGCCGCGGAGGGCGGCGAGGTCCGGGTCGCGGGCAGCGGCTACCTGCAGTACATCCGGTACGAGAAGCTGGTGCGCATCGCCACCGAGGCCGACGCGGTGATCCACCTCCCCTACCGGCCCGGCCACTTCCTGACCCAGGGGCAGGTGGTCGCCACCGTCTGGCCCGCGTCCGCCGCCGATCAGGTCACCGAGCAGTTCGCCCGCGTACATGTCGCGGGTTCGACCCGAACCCTCACCCAGGACATCTCCTTCGGCATCGACCAGTTGGTCGAGATCGCACTGCGCGCGCTCGGCCCGGCGACCAACGATATTTTCACGACCCTCGCCTGCATAGATTGGCTCGGCGATTGCCTATGCCGGATCACCACCTCCTGGGATCCGGATCCGGTCCGCCGCGGCAGGGACGGCTCCATCCGGGTGATCGCCACCCACGCCGGCTATGAACGCCTGGTGCAGCGCGCCTTCGAGAAGATCCGGCAATCCGGTGTCGGCATGCCCGCCGTGATGATCCGGCAGTTGGACACGCTGGCCACCATCATGGATCGCACCACCACCCTCGAACAGCGTCAGGTGCTGCTGGATCAGGCCGCGATGATCGAGCGCTCGGCCCGCGCGTCGGTGCCGGAACCGGCCGACCGCGAGGACGTACTGCGCCGCTACCGCGCGCTCGTCGACCCGAGCCCCGAGCGATACCCGGACCAACCGAACTGA
- a CDS encoding TOBE domain-containing protein — protein MRLSTRNQLDGTVISVTRGEAMAVIRVRLNGGDEITSSITRDAADDLGLGTGSPVKVLIKSTEVALGVE, from the coding sequence ATGCGATTGAGCACCCGAAACCAACTGGACGGCACCGTCATCTCGGTGACCCGCGGCGAGGCCATGGCCGTGATCCGCGTCCGGCTCAACGGCGGTGACGAGATCACCTCCTCCATCACCCGCGACGCCGCCGACGATCTCGGGCTCGGCACCGGATCGCCGGTCAAGGTGCTGATCAAGTCGACAGAGGTCGCGCTCGGCGTCGAATAG
- the mptB gene encoding polyprenol phosphomannose-dependent alpha 1,6 mannosyltransferase MptB yields the protein MAARGPEEVTEQTRRIRLFGATGSVLLAIGALGAGAQPVLQDPTQGVRFIGLFARVPTSAMTMCLLGIAMIVAAWLLLGRFLTDLSRAQLLGTVGLWTAPLVVAPPLFSQDVYSYLAQGEISARGLDPYALGPGPALGIDNVLTRAVPTIWRDTPAPYGPLFLSLGRGISRLTGDDIVASILMHRAVALIGIALIAWALPHLAVRCRIEPVRALWLGAANPLVLFHLVAGVHNEALMMGLMLTGVVAALTAIEADGPPNVRTAALLTGGCALIALAAMVKIPALVALGFIGMALARRWIRRSMTPLLALPAAAALTAAVAGTVMLVTSTVSGLGFGWLGTLDIATAIRSWLSPSTALGMITGFGGVLLGLGDHTTAVLGFTRPLGELIAAAITVRLLFSVYRGRLHPVGGLGLSIAAIVILFPVMHPWYLLWAILPLAAWATTTGYQRAVIGTTVLFSFLQVPSGSEYQSPFAVALAAAAAATTGLTLIFFTRTTLPWRATERRGLGDAVIRPDDQHRDHNRPHPCIAYRQPHGSEQ from the coding sequence GTGGCAGCGCGCGGACCCGAGGAAGTGACGGAGCAGACCCGTCGTATCCGCCTGTTCGGCGCCACCGGCAGCGTACTGCTGGCGATCGGCGCGCTCGGCGCGGGAGCGCAACCGGTGCTGCAGGACCCGACGCAGGGCGTGCGGTTCATCGGCTTGTTCGCCCGGGTGCCGACCTCGGCCATGACCATGTGTCTGCTCGGCATCGCGATGATCGTCGCGGCCTGGCTCCTGCTCGGCCGATTCTTGACGGACCTGAGCCGGGCACAGCTGCTCGGCACGGTCGGGCTCTGGACGGCCCCGCTGGTCGTCGCGCCGCCGCTGTTCAGCCAGGACGTCTATTCCTATCTGGCACAGGGGGAAATCAGCGCGCGCGGACTGGATCCGTACGCGCTCGGGCCGGGCCCCGCGCTCGGCATCGACAACGTGCTCACCAGGGCCGTGCCGACGATCTGGCGGGACACGCCCGCACCGTACGGTCCGCTGTTCCTCTCGCTCGGTCGCGGGATTTCCCGGCTCACCGGCGACGATATCGTCGCGAGCATCCTCATGCACCGGGCCGTCGCGCTGATCGGTATCGCGCTGATCGCCTGGGCGCTACCGCATTTGGCCGTGCGGTGTCGGATCGAGCCGGTGCGGGCGCTGTGGCTCGGCGCGGCCAATCCGCTGGTGCTTTTCCATCTCGTCGCGGGCGTGCACAACGAGGCGCTGATGATGGGGCTGATGCTCACCGGCGTTGTCGCGGCGCTCACCGCGATCGAAGCGGACGGCCCGCCGAACGTCCGGACGGCGGCGCTGTTGACCGGCGGCTGCGCGTTGATCGCACTGGCGGCGATGGTGAAGATCCCCGCCCTGGTCGCGCTCGGTTTCATCGGAATGGCGTTGGCGCGGCGCTGGATTCGCCGCAGTATGACGCCATTGCTCGCACTGCCCGCCGCCGCGGCGCTCACCGCGGCGGTCGCGGGCACGGTGATGCTGGTGACGAGCACCGTCAGCGGACTCGGCTTCGGCTGGCTCGGCACCCTCGATATCGCGACCGCCATCCGCAGCTGGCTGTCCCCGTCCACCGCGCTCGGCATGATCACCGGATTCGGCGGCGTACTGCTCGGACTGGGCGATCACACCACCGCCGTGCTCGGTTTCACCCGCCCTCTCGGCGAACTCATCGCGGCGGCGATCACCGTGCGACTCCTGTTCTCGGTCTACCGGGGCCGGTTACATCCCGTTGGCGGACTAGGCCTTTCGATAGCCGCCATCGTCATCCTCTTCCCGGTGATGCACCCCTGGTACCTGCTCTGGGCCATCCTCCCGCTCGCCGCCTGGGCGACCACGACCGGCTACCAACGCGCCGTCATCGGCACAACAGTGCTCTTCTCGTTCCTACAGGTACCAAGCGGCTCGGAGTACCAATCCCCCTTCGCGGTAGCCCTGGCCGCCGCGGCCGCCGCCACCACCGGCCTGACCCTGATCTTCTTCACCCGAACAACCCTGCCCTGGCGCGCGACAGAGCGGCGCGGCCTCGGCGACGCCGTTATCCGCCCCGATGATCAGCACCGCGACCACAATCGCCCACACCCGTGCATCGCATACCGACAGCCGCATGGCAGCGAACAATAG